Proteins from a genomic interval of Capsicum annuum cultivar UCD-10X-F1 chromosome 4, UCD10Xv1.1, whole genome shotgun sequence:
- the LOC107869393 gene encoding uncharacterized protein LOC107869393, with amino-acid sequence MKKKPTDSMHLGFGYIPVQLELVVLAVRWFSGRDMPEKFVNLHEELDKVILETAQIADKMGLAVCMSDEPARKAFIGAPPQFRRYSQQVKEEGGSKVGLFFLGSFAGSLVYMFWGIRQQAKIDKFHADLNVDMCVETYWQFHNLGKRKQSPNE; translated from the exons atg AAAAAGAAGCCGACGGACTCAATGCATCTAGGATTTGGTTATATTCCAGTTCAGCTGGAGTTGGTGGTATTGGCGGTTCGTTGGTTTTCGGGGAGAGACATGCCCGAAAAGTTCGTGAATTTGCATGAAGAACTTGACAAAGT TATTCTGGAGACTGCCCAAATTGCAGATAAGATGGGTCTCGCTGTCTGCATGTCGGATGAGCCG GCTCGTAAGGCTTTCATTGGAGCACCACCACAATTTAG GAGATACTCCCAGCAAGTCAAAGAAGAAGGTGGAAGTAAAGTAGGTCTTTTTTTCTTGGGGTCATTTGCAGGTAGCTTGGTCTATATGTTCTG GGGGATTCGGCAACAGGCTAAGATTGATAA GTTCCATGCTGACTTGAATGTTGACATGTGCGTGGAGACTTATTGGCAATTCCACAATCTTGGAAAGCGAAAGCAAAGTCCAAATGAGTGA